In Macadamia integrifolia cultivar HAES 741 chromosome 13, SCU_Mint_v3, whole genome shotgun sequence, one DNA window encodes the following:
- the LOC122058651 gene encoding senescence-specific cysteine protease SAG12-like, producing MAFTLQCCCISLAMFLSLGFWASQVEARALAEVSIVDRHEQWMAQYGRVYKDATEKEKRFLIFKNNVERIESFNKAGDKLYKLGINRFADLTNEEFKAAHTGYMKPTIQRSSSNTVFRYHNATAVPTKMDWRKEGAVTPVKDQGGSCGSCWAFSAVAAVEGITQLKTGKLVSLSEQELVDCNRDGTNEGCNGGYMSKAFQYILHNKGLTTESNYPYKGIDGTCNKKAAAHHAANISGYEEVPANNEKAXXXXXXXANQPVSISLEGGGFDFQLYSSGIFNGKCGTDLDHAVTAVGYAVSKDGTKYWLMKNSWGTGWGENGYMRIQRDVAAKEGLCGLAMMASFPTAKQVKK from the exons ATGGCTTTCACACTCCAATGCTGCTGCATTTCCCTGGCCATGTTCCTCTCTTTAGGGTTCTGGGCTTCTCAAGTAGAAGCCCGGGCTCTAGCTGAAGTGTCTATTGTGGATAGACATGAGCAATGGATGGCTCAATATGGGCGTGTGTACAAAGATGCCACAGAAAAAGAGAAGCGGTTCTTGATATTCAAGAACAACGTGGAACGTATAGAGTCTTTCAATAAGGCTGGTGACAAACTATACAAGCTAGGCATCAATCGATTTGCAGACCTAACCAATGAAGAGTTCAAAGCAGCTCACACTGGATACATGAAGCCTACAATACAAAGATCATCGTCAAACACAGTGTTTAGATACCATAACGCGACTGCTGTGCCAACTAAAATGGACTGGAGAAAGGAAGGAGCTGTGACGCCCGTCAAGGACCAAGGTGGAAGTTGCG GAAGTTGTTGGGCGTTCTCAGCAGTTGCAGCCGTGGAAGGAATTACCCAACTGAAAACTGGTAAACTAGTGTCTCTGTCAGAGCAAGAGCTAGTAGACTGCAATAGAGACGGCACTAATGAGGGCTGCAATGGTGGCTACATGAGCAAAGCCTTCCAATACATCCTCCACAACAAAGGCCTCACAACTGAATCTAACTACCCATACAAGGGAATTGATGGCACTTGCAATAAGAAGGCGGCTGCCCATCACGCAGCAAATATCAGTGGATACGAAGAAGTTCCAGCTAATAATGAGAAGGCCCNNNNNNNNNNNNNNNNNNNNGCAAATCAACCTGTCTCCATTTCCCTAGAGGGAGGTGGATTCGACTTTCAGCTCTATTCCAGCGGGATCTTTAATGGGAAGTGTGGCACTGATCTTGATCATGCTGTTACGGCGGTCGGCTATGCAGTGAGTAAAGATGGGACTAAGTATTGGTTGATGAAGAATTCATGGGGAACTGGTTGGGGTGAGAATGGGTACATGAGGATTCAGAGAGATGTTGCTGCAAAGGAGGGTCTTTGTGGGCTTGCCATGATGGCATCCTTCCCTACTGCAAAGCAAGTGAAGAAGTAG